The genomic region GGTCTGGACCAGACCAACTCATAATTCTTAACTCTTAATTCATAATTACTTTTGGGCTGTTTCCAGCTTCTTGATGTCCGTTCCCAGGCGCTGCAGGTAGGCAATCAGGGCGACGATTTCCTTGTCCGGGGCTACTTTGATGCCTTCCTTGGCCAGGTTCGCCGCAATCTTCTGCGCCTGTGCTTCGGCGTCGGCCTGGGCGTTGGCGATCTGGATGTTGTCGTACGGCACGCCAACGGCTTTCAGCGCTTCCAGCTTATCGCCGGTCCTGGCGTAGCTCAGGCTCTGTTCGAGCAGCCACGGATACGCAGGCATGATCGAGCCCGGTGACATGGAAGCCGGTTCGCGCATGTGGTGGTAGTGCCATGAGTCAGGATACTTGCCGCCTTCGCGGAGCAGGTCCGGACCCGTACGCTTCGAACCCCACAGGAACGGGTGGTCGTAGACGAACTCGCCGGCTTTGGCGTACTCGCCGTAGCGTTCGGTTTCCGAGCGGAACGGACGAACCAGCTGGCTGTGGCAGCTTACGCAGCCTTCTTTGATGTACAGGTCGCGGCCTTCAACTTCCAGAGCCGTGTAGGGCTGCACCGTGGAGATGGTCGGTACGTTCGATTCCACCATGAAGGTCGGCACGAGTTCGATCAGCGAACCGATCAGGATAACCACCAGGGAACCCACCAGCAGGGGGATAGGCTTGCGCTCAAACCAGCGGTGCCAGTAGGCATCGTGGCCGGTCGGCGTGTAGGCTTTTTCCAGCGCCGGAGCTTCGGCCGCTTCGTTGGCCGTCAGCGAACCCGCCGCCATGGTCTTGAACAGGTTGTAGGCCATAATGATGGTACCTGTCAGGTAGAGCACACCGCCCGCGGCCCGCATCATGTGCATCGGCAGAATCTGCAGGGTCGTTTCCAGGAAGCTGGGGTATTTCAGGACACCTTCATCCGTGAAGTCTTTCCACATCATCCCCTGTGTAAAGCCGGAAATGTACATCGGAACGGCGTAAAACAGGATACCGAGTGTACCGATCCAGAAGTGAACGTTGACGAGCTTCTTGGAGAACAGCGGCGTGTGGTACATACGCGGGATCAGCCAGTACAGCATCGCAAAGGTCAGGAAGCCGTTCCAGGCCAGGGCACCGACGTGAACGTGGGCAACGACCCAGTCCGTGAAGTGCGCGATGGCGTTGACGTTTTTCAGCGACAGCATCGGACCTTCGAAGGTAGCCATCCCGTAGCCGGTCAGACCCACGACCATGAACTTCAGAATCGCATCTTCGCGCACTTTATCCCAGGCGCCGCGCAGCGTCAGCAGCCCGTTGATCATCCCGCCCCAGGACGGAGCGATCAGCATGATCGAGAACACCACGCCCAGCGACTGCGCCCAGTCGGGCAGCGAGCTGTACAGCAGGTGGTGCGGACCCGCCCAGATGTAGATGAAAATCAGGGCCCAGAAGTGCAGAATCGACAGTTTGTAGGAGTAAACCGGACGGTTGGCCATCTTCGGCAGGAAGTAGTACATCATGCCCAGATACGGCGTCGTCAGGAAGAACGCCACGGCATTGTGACCATACCACCATTGAACGAGCGCATCCTGAACCCCAGCGTACAGCGAGTAGCTTTTCAGGAAGTTGACCGGCATTTCCATTGAGTTCGTCAGGTGCAGCACGGCCACCGTGATGAAGGTCGCGATGTAGAACCAGATGGCCACGTACAGGTGACGCTCCCGGCGCTTGATGATGGTACCGAACATGTTGATCCCGAAAACCACCCACATCAGCGTGATGGCGATGTCGATCGGCCATTCCAGTTCGGCGTACTCCTTGGAGGTGGTGATTCCCAGCGGCAGCGTCAGAGCGGCCGAAACGATGATGAGCTGCCAGCCCCAGAAGTGAATCTTGCTCAGCAGGTCCGAGAACATCCGGGCTTTACAAAGCCGTTGCAGGGAGTAATAAACACCCATGAAAATGGCGTTCCCAACGAAGGCAAAAATAACCGCGTTGGTGTGCAGCGGGCGAATCCGGCCAAACGTGGTGTACTGGTTACCGAGGTTGGCGGCCGGCGCAAAAAGCTGCGTCGCGGCGATCACCCCGACCAGCATTCCCACGATACCCCAGATGATGGTGGCGATACCGAAGTTGCGGACAATCAGGTTGTCGTACGCGAAACGCTCCACTACAGGCGCGGCGGCGGTGCCGGGCTGACGCCTTTCCGGGGCCGCGTGTGCAGAAGGTTCGAGAGATACATTCATGGTTTACTTAGTTACAGAAACAGGTTTATTATGTGACGAGGAAGGTTCAGAACTGGTATCATCAAGCAGCATCCGCATGGAGGGCGTGTAGAGATCATCGTTCTGGCCGGTTCGCATCGACCAGAAAAAAGCCCCCAGAAACCCGAGTGCCATCAGAAGACTTACGCCAATCATGAAGAAGATGACTTGCATGGCCGTAGTGGTTACTTTTGGTTGTTCAAAATTGCCACTAATGGCACCGGCGACCCATGAGGATTGTCAGAGAGGGGAGTGATTTGGGTCAGTGGGGACGTCCGGGACCTGACATTTATCCGGCGTTCGGTTCGATTTTCGTATCTTCAGCCCTGATTTAACGAATTCCCCATGCCCTGTTCCCCGCCAGCGATGCTGACCCGAGTAGTTGTGCTTCTGTTTTTCTGGTGCGGTATTTCCCTCGCCGCTCCGGCCCAGACCCCTTTCCCCGACCGCTGCCTCGGCGTCTGGAAAGGCACCCTGCATCTCTATTATCAGGGAGTCGTCAAAGACAGCGTCCCCGTCCGGATGACCGTCGCCCGGACCGCCGACCCCGCCGTCTGGGCCTGGAAAACCGAATACCTTTCGGTCAAAAACCCCGTGGTGAAGGATTATGCCCTCAAATTGACGGACAAAGCCGCGAACCGCTACGTCACCGACGAAGGTAACGGCATTCTGCTCGACACTTATCTGGTCGGAGACAAGCTCTACAACGTGTTCGAGGTCAGTGGCAACCTGCTGACGGCCACCTACGAACGGGTCGGCGAAAACCTCATTTTTGAAGTGACTTCGGGGAAGAAAGGCGAAACAACCGGAGAAGGCGTCGTGAATTATACCGTCCGGAACGTGCAGCGGGTGGTTTTTCGGAAAGAAAAATAAGCGCGGCGGAGTTACTCCTGCCGGTTGAGGCCGTTGAGGAGGGCGGCCATGTCGTCCGTATTCAGGACCCGATCCACCGCCGCCACCGCCAGCGCCTGCATGGGCATAAAATCCACCCGGGCCGTTTCGGGCTGCTGCACGACCGTCAGTCCGCCCGCCCGGGCAATGGCGTTCAGCCCTTCCGCCCCGTCGGCGTTGGCTCCCGACAGCAGAATCCCGACGGCCCCGGCCCCGTACACATCCGCCGCCGTCTCGAACGTCACGTCAATGGACGGGCGGCTGAAGTTGATTTTTTCGGAATCATCCAGTGAAAAAAAGCCTTCCCGCTCCAAAAGCAGGTGGTAGTCGGCCGGAGCCAGGTAGATGGTGTTCGGCAGGATCGGGTCTTTATCCTCCACCTCTTTGAGCGGGATTTCGGTTTTAAAGGCCAGCAGCGTCGCCAGGACCGAGTCAGCGGCGTTTTTGCGGTGAATCACCACGACGATTGCGAAACGGAGCGGCCCCCGCAGGGCGGGCAGTAGCCGGAGCAGCACGTCGATGCTCCCCGCCGACCCGCCGATGACCACCACTTTCCGTTCTGTCTTCATCGAAGCTTTCGCCATATTTTGTCCGTTCCTACCTGCTGGTACCCTGTCTGCAACTGCGAAAACCGGATGGTTTCCTTTGACCCCAGCGCCAGATAGCCAAGCGTGCCGAGGCTTTCGTCAAACAGCGCCAGTACCCGGCTCTGCAGTTCCCTGTTAAAATAGATCAGCACATTGCGGCAGAGAATAAGGTCGAATTCATTGAAGGAACGGTCCGAAACGAGGTTGTGTACGGCGAAAACCATGCGCTGGCTCAGTTCTTCCCGGAATTTGACGTGGCCGTAATGCGCGGTATAGTAGTCCGAAAAATTCGCTTTCCCGCCCGCAAGCTCATAATTCTGCGTATATTCCTTCAGCGCCGCCTGGTTGTAGATGCCGCTCCGGGCCTTTTCCAGCACGTCGGGGTTCAGATCGGTGGCGTAGAGCAGCGTCTTCTGGAGCAGCGCCTCTTCTTTCAGCAAAATAGCCATCGAAAAAACCTCCTCCCCCGTCGAGCAGCCCGCGTGCCAGATGCGGATAAACGGCTTGGCCGCCAGCGTCGGCAGCACCGTGTTCCGCAGAGTTTTG from Tellurirhabdus rosea harbors:
- the ccoN gene encoding cytochrome-c oxidase, cbb3-type subunit I → MNVSLEPSAHAAPERRQPGTAAAPVVERFAYDNLIVRNFGIATIIWGIVGMLVGVIAATQLFAPAANLGNQYTTFGRIRPLHTNAVIFAFVGNAIFMGVYYSLQRLCKARMFSDLLSKIHFWGWQLIIVSAALTLPLGITTSKEYAELEWPIDIAITLMWVVFGINMFGTIIKRRERHLYVAIWFYIATFITVAVLHLTNSMEMPVNFLKSYSLYAGVQDALVQWWYGHNAVAFFLTTPYLGMMYYFLPKMANRPVYSYKLSILHFWALIFIYIWAGPHHLLYSSLPDWAQSLGVVFSIMLIAPSWGGMINGLLTLRGAWDKVREDAILKFMVVGLTGYGMATFEGPMLSLKNVNAIAHFTDWVVAHVHVGALAWNGFLTFAMLYWLIPRMYHTPLFSKKLVNVHFWIGTLGILFYAVPMYISGFTQGMMWKDFTDEGVLKYPSFLETTLQILPMHMMRAAGGVLYLTGTIIMAYNLFKTMAAGSLTANEAAEAPALEKAYTPTGHDAYWHRWFERKPIPLLVGSLVVILIGSLIELVPTFMVESNVPTISTVQPYTALEVEGRDLYIKEGCVSCHSQLVRPFRSETERYGEYAKAGEFVYDHPFLWGSKRTGPDLLREGGKYPDSWHYHHMREPASMSPGSIMPAYPWLLEQSLSYARTGDKLEALKAVGVPYDNIQIANAQADAEAQAQKIAANLAKEGIKVAPDKEIVALIAYLQRLGTDIKKLETAQK
- the ccoS gene encoding cbb3-type cytochrome oxidase assembly protein CcoS yields the protein MQVIFFMIGVSLLMALGFLGAFFWSMRTGQNDDLYTPSMRMLLDDTSSEPSSSHNKPVSVTK
- a CDS encoding chemotaxis protein CheB; this translates as MKTERKVVVIGGSAGSIDVLLRLLPALRGPLRFAIVVVIHRKNAADSVLATLLAFKTEIPLKEVEDKDPILPNTIYLAPADYHLLLEREGFFSLDDSEKINFSRPSIDVTFETAADVYGAGAVGILLSGANADGAEGLNAIARAGGLTVVQQPETARVDFMPMQALAVAAVDRVLNTDDMAALLNGLNRQE
- a CDS encoding CheR family methyltransferase; amino-acid sequence: MLEEEELDWLLNDLMECYGYDFTQYARTSLRRRIARIRLLDGFGDLLELRRRIRSDAAYMQRFVEELTVNVTEMFRDPWFYKTLRNTVLPTLAAKPFIRIWHAGCSTGEEVFSMAILLKEEALLQKTLLYATDLNPDVLEKARSGIYNQAALKEYTQNYELAGGKANFSDYYTAHYGHVKFREELSQRMVFAVHNLVSDRSFNEFDLILCRNVLIYFNRELQSRVLALFDESLGTLGYLALGSKETIRFSQLQTGYQQVGTDKIWRKLR